The proteins below are encoded in one region of Belonocnema kinseyi isolate 2016_QV_RU_SX_M_011 chromosome 1, B_treatae_v1, whole genome shotgun sequence:
- the LOC117175955 gene encoding uncharacterized protein LOC117175955 isoform X2, giving the protein MRIFYDIFISLAVILNYIGLSAQFECLPNGEPLPGFSRSSTSCSSDEPIPLGRSFTPVRSVAPAEPAFRLRSRSPLRRRRPSLILGHDPAELSFIRIISNKNAHRIFEVRRFTFPADTAIKYRTGRGAPVSLPTSEQLVLTTPNGDIMATFDCNNTFLRAIFTNNIFLRRVKMNMYSGMIHVLRRDEIEEVPAGNNRPISKNFKVLHLNHISRK; this is encoded by the coding sequence GTTTAAGTGCACAGTTCGAGTGTTTACCAAACGGCGAGCCTCTTCCTGGATTTTCTCGTTCCAGCACTTCTTGCTCTTCTGACGAGCCCATTCCTCTTGGCAGATCTTTTACTCCTGTCAGGTCTGTTGCACCTGCAGAGCCTGCTTTTCGTTTaagatccaggtctcctcttcGCAGGCGTCGTCCTTCACTCATACTTGGACACGATCCTGCAGAACTTAGCTTTATTCGGATTATTTCCAACAAGAATGCTCACCGGATATTTGAAGTTCGCAGATTCACTTTTCCAGCCGATACTGCAATTAAATATAGAACAGGACGTGGTGCCCCTGTGTCCTTGCCAACCTCAGAGCAACTGGTTTTAACAACACCAAATGGTGACATCATGGCCACATTTGACTGTAATAATACATTTCTTCGTGCAATATTTACGAATAATATCTTTTTAAGAAGGGTGAAAATGAACATGTACAGTGGCATGATTCATGTGTTGCGACGAGATGAAATTGAGGAAGTTCCCGCAGGCAATAATCGCccaatctcaaaaaattttaaagtactacATCTAAATCATATCTCCAGAAAATAA